Proteins encoded by one window of Elusimicrobiota bacterium:
- the dps2 gene encoding DNA protection during starvation protein 2 — MSTVQDIPVEQKKEIAQNLAVLLADTYTLYLKTHNFHWNVKGPMFQTLHLMFEQQYTELALAVDLIAERIRALGHPAPGSYAEFQKLTSVKEANGVPKAEEMIRQLLADQEIVSRTASRGLPSAEKAGDQATIDLFTQRLNIHEKTAWMLRSLLES; from the coding sequence ATGAGCACAGTACAAGACATCCCGGTTGAACAGAAAAAAGAGATCGCACAAAATTTAGCGGTCTTATTGGCGGATACTTACACTCTGTATCTAAAAACGCACAATTTTCATTGGAATGTGAAAGGGCCCATGTTTCAGACACTTCATTTGATGTTCGAACAACAATACACGGAATTGGCCTTGGCGGTTGACTTGATTGCGGAAAGAATTCGAGCTTTGGGGCATCCGGCTCCTGGGTCCTACGCGGAGTTTCAAAAGTTGACCAGCGTCAAAGAAGCCAATGGCGTTCCCAAAGCCGAAGAAATGATTCGCCAACTCTTGGCGGATCAAGAGATTGTTTCAAGAACCGCTAGCCGTGGGTTGCCCTCCGCTGAGAAAGCGGGTGATCAAGCCACCATTGATCTGTTCACTCAACGCCTCAACATCCACGAAAAGACCGCTTGGATGTTGCGGAGCCTTCTCGAAAGTTAA
- the arnB_3 gene encoding UDP-4-amino-4-deoxy-L-arabinose--oxoglutarate aminotransferase, with amino-acid sequence MNRSKSKPTIRSTFLPFTRPSVGEEEIKEISDSIHSGWITTGPKVEKFANDLSQYLGAPFVIPVSSATAGLHVSLLAHGIGPGDEVITTPMTFAATANVIVLAGATPIFADIDRRTYQIRPEEVEKKITPRTKAILPVHFAGQPVDLDPLMDLAKRKKLILIEDAAHAIGTEYKGRRIGSFPHTAVFSFHPNKNITTGEGGAVATFDPDLAEKISLLRFHGMDKNAWKRFEKSGSARYDISVPGFKYNMMDIQAAMGIHQLKKLESFIVQRRARAEKYNEFFLNVKGVLVPHAVPMPHRHAWHLYTPLIDIEVLDLSRDEFMSELKERNIGSGLHYTAVHEFSYYARTYGYRPLDFPEAHFVSERIISLPLFPAMTDQDQEDVVEAVVDVCEAHIK; translated from the coding sequence ATGAATAGATCCAAATCCAAACCCACCATTCGTTCCACATTTCTCCCGTTCACGCGGCCGTCAGTCGGAGAAGAAGAAATAAAGGAAATTTCAGATTCCATCCATTCTGGTTGGATCACCACCGGTCCCAAAGTTGAGAAATTCGCAAATGATTTGAGCCAATATCTTGGCGCTCCTTTCGTTATTCCTGTGTCCTCCGCCACAGCAGGGTTGCATGTGTCATTGTTGGCTCATGGAATTGGCCCGGGAGATGAAGTGATCACCACTCCCATGACTTTTGCGGCGACCGCCAATGTCATTGTGCTGGCGGGCGCGACGCCTATTTTTGCTGATATTGATAGACGGACGTACCAGATTCGTCCTGAAGAAGTTGAAAAAAAAATAACTCCCCGAACAAAAGCCATTCTTCCGGTTCATTTCGCGGGTCAACCAGTTGATCTGGATCCATTGATGGATTTGGCCAAGAGAAAAAAATTGATTCTGATTGAAGATGCCGCTCATGCCATTGGCACGGAGTATAAAGGCCGTCGAATCGGATCTTTCCCTCATACAGCCGTGTTTTCATTCCATCCCAATAAGAACATCACCACGGGCGAAGGGGGAGCGGTCGCGACATTTGACCCGGACCTTGCCGAAAAAATATCGCTTTTAAGATTCCATGGCATGGACAAGAACGCCTGGAAACGTTTCGAAAAATCCGGTAGCGCTCGTTACGATATTTCTGTTCCTGGGTTTAAGTACAACATGATGGATATTCAAGCCGCCATGGGCATCCATCAGTTAAAAAAATTGGAATCGTTTATCGTCCAACGGAGAGCCCGGGCTGAAAAGTACAACGAGTTTTTTTTAAATGTGAAAGGGGTGCTTGTCCCCCATGCCGTTCCCATGCCTCACCGCCATGCCTGGCACCTATATACACCCCTCATCGATATCGAGGTTCTTGATTTATCGCGGGATGAATTCATGTCGGAACTCAAGGAACGCAATATTGGTTCCGGCCTTCATTACACAGCGGTCCATGAGTTTTCTTATTACGCCCGAACCTATGGCTATCGACCTCTTGATTTCCCTGAAGCCCATTTTGTTTCTGAGCGAATTATTTCTTTGCCGCTTTTTCCCGCCATGACGGATCAAGATCAAGAAGATGTGGTGGAAGCCGTGGTGGACGTCTGTGAGGCGCATATAAAATGA
- the arnC_5 gene encoding Undecaprenyl-phosphate 4-deoxy-4-formamido-L-arabinose transferase, translated as MTAYFNREKVSVAIPIFNEGENLPVLLSRLLPVMIALNRSYEIIFVDDGSRDHSLEILKKAAQDNPGLIQVIELVRNYGQHPALLAAFRYVSGQYVITLDADLQNPPEEIPKILKKLEEGYDVVGGIRIHRKDSFFRLVASRLVNRVTSLMTKMKLSDYGCMLRGYSRAVIDQINICEENSTFIPALGMLFARKPIEIPVRHEPRLIGESKYSFYRLIRLNFDLMTGFSVVPLQIFTLFGFLTATGGLMFGFYLLLRRFLFLRQSEAEGVFTLFALAFVVMGILMAGLGVVGEYVGRIYQEVRGRPRYSVRTVHGVKESSLQVSHL; from the coding sequence ATGACCGCATATTTTAATCGAGAGAAAGTGTCGGTGGCCATCCCTATTTTTAATGAAGGGGAAAATCTGCCCGTTCTTTTGTCGCGATTATTACCCGTCATGATCGCCCTGAACCGTTCCTATGAAATTATCTTTGTGGATGACGGCAGTCGGGATCATTCGCTGGAAATTCTTAAAAAAGCGGCTCAAGACAATCCAGGATTGATTCAAGTTATCGAATTGGTCCGAAATTATGGACAACACCCAGCTTTATTGGCGGCTTTCCGTTATGTCTCAGGCCAGTATGTGATTACGCTTGATGCCGACCTTCAAAACCCACCTGAAGAAATCCCGAAAATTCTCAAGAAATTGGAAGAAGGATACGATGTGGTGGGAGGGATTCGAATTCATCGCAAAGATTCCTTCTTTAGGTTGGTTGCTTCCCGGTTGGTGAACCGAGTGACGTCCCTCATGACCAAGATGAAATTGTCCGATTATGGGTGCATGTTGCGAGGCTATTCCAGAGCGGTCATTGATCAGATCAATATCTGCGAAGAAAACTCCACCTTCATTCCCGCGTTGGGAATGTTGTTCGCGCGAAAACCCATCGAAATCCCTGTCCGCCATGAACCCCGATTGATCGGGGAATCCAAATACTCTTTTTATCGATTGATTCGATTAAATTTCGATTTGATGACCGGATTTTCGGTCGTTCCCTTGCAAATTTTCACCCTTTTTGGATTTCTGACGGCCACTGGGGGACTCATGTTTGGCTTTTATTTGTTGTTGCGGCGGTTCCTGTTTCTTCGTCAATCCGAAGCCGAAGGGGTTTTTACGCTTTTTGCGCTTGCGTTCGTGGTGATGGGAATTCTCATGGCGGGACTTGGAGTTGTGGGGGAATACGTTGGCCGAATCTATCAAGAAGTCAGAGGGCGCCCTCGATATTCTGTTCGAACTGTCCACGGGGTTAAGGAAAGCAGTTTACAGGTGAGCCATTTATGA
- the arnA_1 gene encoding Bifunctional polymyxin resistance protein ArnA, with the protein MKSSRIVVFAYSDLGHACLKFLLEQGENVVGVYTHADNPQETLWFPSVQKLAEEYSVPVRLSDNLKSENEEMFVRALKPDLLFSFYYRRIIPLSLLKIPSLGAFNMHGSLLPQYRGRAPINWAILKGEKKTGATLHVMTERPDAGEWVDQEEVSIEIDDTAQVVQKKVTKAALMILARQLDALKNGRAPRHPQNEAQSSYFGRRGPQDGEINWNWPAEHIHNLVRAVTHPFPGAFGSIQGEKTLIWKTHLTPINFPERQPGEIVLDQNRFFVVCGDKRALEIISIQKEGQREMSGKEFEHMVAPAQGEERK; encoded by the coding sequence ATGAAGAGTTCGCGCATTGTTGTGTTTGCTTACTCTGATCTGGGCCATGCCTGTTTAAAATTCCTATTGGAACAGGGTGAAAATGTGGTGGGCGTGTATACCCATGCCGACAATCCCCAAGAAACACTGTGGTTTCCTTCCGTTCAAAAATTGGCTGAAGAATATTCCGTTCCCGTTCGGTTGAGCGACAATTTGAAATCGGAAAACGAAGAGATGTTTGTTCGAGCGTTAAAGCCTGATTTATTGTTTTCATTTTATTACCGGAGGATCATTCCGCTCTCTCTTTTGAAAATCCCCTCTTTGGGCGCTTTTAATATGCATGGTTCTCTGTTGCCCCAATATCGGGGGCGAGCCCCCATCAATTGGGCCATTTTGAAAGGGGAGAAAAAAACCGGCGCCACCCTGCATGTGATGACTGAAAGGCCCGATGCCGGCGAATGGGTGGACCAAGAAGAAGTATCGATTGAAATCGATGATACGGCCCAAGTTGTTCAAAAGAAAGTGACAAAAGCCGCTTTAATGATTTTGGCGCGTCAATTGGACGCGCTCAAAAACGGCAGAGCCCCTCGGCATCCGCAAAATGAAGCGCAATCCAGCTATTTTGGCCGGCGGGGACCGCAAGATGGCGAGATTAACTGGAATTGGCCGGCGGAACACATTCACAATCTTGTTCGCGCGGTCACGCACCCTTTCCCGGGCGCCTTTGGTTCGATTCAAGGAGAGAAGACCCTGATTTGGAAAACGCATCTCACCCCTATAAATTTTCCAGAGAGACAACCAGGGGAGATTGTTCTTGATCAGAATCGGTTTTTTGTTGTTTGCGGGGACAAGCGCGCTCTCGAGATTATTTCCATTCAGAAAGAAGGGCAGCGCGAGATGTCAGGAAAAGAATTTGAGCATATGGTCGCACCAGCACAAGGGGAGGAACGAAAATGA
- the arnA_2 gene encoding Bifunctional polymyxin resistance protein ArnA, which yields MKVLILGVNGFIGNALTERILTTTDWEVFGLDVGSNKIQGFLSHPRFRYLEGDIAINKEWTEYHVKKADVVLPLVAIATPAAYVERPLEVFQLDFEENLRIIKQCVHYKKRLVFPSTSEVYGMCPDKEFDEELSPLVYGPIHKQRWIYSCSKQLLDRVIYAFGQSEGLKFTLFRPFNWIGPHLDNVDAPKEGSSRVLTQFLHNILYGQPIKLVDGGQQRRCFTYISDGVDALMKILRNEQGCADGQIFNIGNPANDLSIKEVAEKLIEKVSHYPGYEDIAAQAKIVAVQSSSYYGKGYQDIMTRKPSLRLIRSKLGWEPRISMDEALTKTLDFYLKNREPAQLARVS from the coding sequence ATGAAAGTGTTAATTCTGGGCGTCAACGGGTTTATCGGGAATGCCTTAACGGAACGCATTCTAACCACCACGGATTGGGAAGTGTTTGGCTTGGACGTAGGGTCCAATAAAATCCAGGGTTTTTTGTCGCATCCTCGGTTCCGATATTTAGAGGGGGATATTGCGATCAATAAAGAATGGACCGAATATCACGTCAAAAAGGCTGATGTTGTGTTGCCGCTGGTGGCCATCGCTACGCCGGCTGCCTATGTGGAGCGCCCTTTGGAAGTATTTCAATTGGATTTTGAAGAGAACCTAAGAATTATCAAACAATGTGTTCACTACAAAAAAAGGTTGGTGTTTCCATCAACCTCAGAAGTCTATGGAATGTGCCCTGACAAAGAATTTGATGAAGAGCTTTCCCCCTTGGTTTATGGTCCCATTCACAAGCAACGATGGATATATTCCTGTTCAAAACAGCTTTTGGACCGGGTTATCTATGCGTTTGGTCAATCGGAAGGGCTCAAATTCACGTTGTTTCGTCCCTTTAATTGGATCGGTCCGCACCTGGACAATGTGGACGCTCCCAAAGAAGGGTCCTCCCGTGTTCTGACGCAGTTTCTTCACAATATTCTTTATGGTCAACCGATTAAGTTGGTGGATGGCGGCCAACAACGGCGTTGTTTCACCTATATCTCTGATGGCGTTGATGCCTTGATGAAAATTCTTCGCAATGAACAGGGGTGCGCTGATGGCCAAATTTTCAACATCGGGAACCCGGCCAATGATCTGTCGATTAAAGAGGTGGCGGAAAAATTAATTGAAAAGGTTTCCCATTATCCGGGGTATGAAGACATTGCCGCACAGGCGAAAATTGTGGCCGTCCAATCTTCCTCATATTATGGAAAAGGGTATCAAGACATCATGACGCGCAAGCCGTCATTGCGTTTGATTCGGTCCAAGCTGGGGTGGGAGCCGCGCATCTCGATGGATGAAGCCCTCACCAAAACTTTGGATTTTTATTTAAAAAACCGAGAACCCGCCCAATTGGCGCGAGTCTCTTAA
- the arnD gene encoding putative 4-deoxy-4-formamido-L-arabinose-phosphoundecaprenol deformylase ArnD yields MEKIKRVALKVDCDTFEGTREGIPTLLRLFKSKGIRATFFFTLGPDRSGMAIRRIFTQKGFLRKMLRSNAVSLYGPKTMLYGTLLPPPMIGERLGAVIRSVEEAGHEVGVHGWDHVKWHDRLDHLTEYEIASDYKKAHDVFKNIFGKPAKASAAPGWHATPASLKVQGKFDLTYASDTRGGSPFFPMTEGEVFNFLQIPTTLPTLDEMLADPDTKTQEKLIGFYRDAVVGTEVHTIHTEVEGMRYAPFFEKLLEAWKNEGVSFLQLQEWAEENLQHKEKIPCRELIRKTIPNRGGLVSSTPEI; encoded by the coding sequence GTGGAAAAGATCAAGCGGGTTGCTCTTAAAGTTGATTGCGATACTTTTGAAGGAACGCGTGAAGGGATTCCCACCCTGCTTCGACTTTTCAAATCAAAAGGGATAAGGGCGACTTTTTTCTTTACGTTGGGACCCGACCGGTCCGGAATGGCCATCCGACGCATATTCACCCAAAAAGGGTTCTTGAGAAAAATGTTGCGTTCCAATGCGGTGTCCCTGTATGGCCCCAAGACCATGTTGTATGGGACCTTGTTGCCGCCGCCCATGATTGGAGAAAGACTCGGAGCCGTTATTCGTTCTGTGGAAGAGGCGGGCCATGAAGTGGGAGTTCATGGATGGGACCATGTCAAATGGCATGATCGTTTGGACCATTTAACCGAATATGAAATCGCAAGCGACTATAAAAAAGCCCACGACGTTTTTAAGAATATTTTTGGAAAACCCGCCAAGGCTTCGGCCGCTCCCGGATGGCATGCCACGCCGGCCTCATTAAAGGTTCAAGGAAAATTCGATTTGACCTATGCCTCCGATACCAGAGGAGGATCTCCGTTTTTTCCGATGACGGAGGGGGAAGTTTTTAATTTTCTACAAATTCCAACCACACTTCCCACTTTGGATGAAATGTTGGCGGATCCCGACACCAAAACACAGGAGAAACTCATTGGGTTTTATAGAGACGCAGTTGTCGGAACCGAAGTTCACACGATTCACACCGAAGTGGAGGGAATGCGCTATGCCCCTTTCTTTGAAAAGTTGTTGGAGGCGTGGAAAAATGAGGGGGTGTCCTTTCTTCAATTGCAAGAATGGGCCGAAGAAAATTTACAACACAAAGAAAAAATCCCTTGCCGAGAGCTCATAAGAAAAACAATCCCAAACAGAGGGGGCTTGGTTTCATCCACGCCGGAAATATGA
- the arnT_1 gene encoding Undecaprenyl phosphate-alpha-4-amino-4-deoxy-L-arabinose arabinosyl transferase → MKWTHPSKLFWLLAIVIPFYLTWTFDHSLWNPDETRDAGIASEMYRNQSFVVPTLNGEVFLEKPPLYYWSCSLVYWLSGKVTAGTTRLPSALYGILGILFTFLLGRRLFNDNIGFVAGLMLATTLQYFKMSHFAMMDVSLAALVAGALYFYVIGSKVGFSVFTILAFFSKGFLGIILPGLVVIGDCILEKKPKELAKWMGVGAVFFVALAGPWLWALWQKGGRQFLEIFLIDNHWHRFFSESADHTEHFWFYYFLSFPVDFLPWSLWFIVFIKRLIQNFSEILTHRGVRFVLTWFVALFVFFTISSSKRSIYLLPLFPAGALLSAYGIGGIQSRIFQKAHVYVVSLFVFLLMVSSITVVKRLDIEKTFVPLCDVIKSNMVEGVFVGYNLNEMERGVFGFYLNSTFKNVLTQDELAQFINGHSSQKILVLVNRNKMHDMANLSGIKLEPLFAYRPEKRTRSYILYESVDRRR, encoded by the coding sequence ATGAAGTGGACTCACCCTTCAAAACTCTTTTGGTTGCTGGCCATTGTTATCCCTTTCTATCTTACTTGGACCTTTGACCATTCTCTCTGGAACCCAGATGAAACACGCGACGCTGGAATCGCCAGCGAAATGTATCGGAATCAATCTTTTGTTGTGCCCACGTTGAATGGAGAGGTGTTCCTTGAAAAACCCCCGCTTTATTACTGGAGTTGTTCACTTGTTTATTGGCTGAGCGGAAAAGTCACTGCTGGAACCACGCGACTTCCATCCGCTCTTTATGGAATCTTGGGGATCTTGTTCACTTTTCTTTTGGGGAGAAGATTGTTTAACGACAACATAGGATTTGTCGCGGGACTCATGTTGGCCACCACACTCCAATATTTCAAGATGAGTCACTTTGCCATGATGGACGTTTCCTTGGCGGCGCTTGTAGCGGGGGCTTTGTATTTTTATGTTATCGGATCCAAAGTCGGTTTTTCCGTTTTTACGATTCTTGCGTTTTTTTCAAAAGGATTTCTGGGAATAATTTTGCCGGGTCTGGTGGTTATCGGAGACTGCATCCTGGAAAAGAAGCCCAAAGAATTGGCGAAATGGATGGGGGTGGGGGCCGTTTTCTTCGTTGCTTTAGCGGGACCCTGGCTTTGGGCGCTCTGGCAAAAGGGAGGGAGACAGTTCCTCGAGATTTTTTTGATTGACAATCACTGGCATAGATTTTTTTCCGAATCGGCTGATCACACAGAACATTTTTGGTTTTATTACTTCTTGTCCTTCCCCGTTGATTTTTTACCTTGGTCGCTGTGGTTTATTGTTTTTATCAAACGGCTCATTCAGAATTTCTCGGAGATCTTAACCCACCGCGGGGTGAGATTCGTTCTGACTTGGTTTGTCGCACTGTTTGTCTTCTTCACGATTTCTTCGAGCAAACGAAGTATTTATTTGCTGCCTCTTTTCCCTGCGGGGGCCTTGTTGTCGGCCTACGGCATTGGAGGAATACAATCCAGAATTTTTCAAAAGGCGCATGTCTATGTCGTCAGTCTTTTTGTTTTTCTGTTGATGGTTTCAAGCATCACGGTTGTAAAGAGATTGGACATTGAAAAAACCTTTGTTCCCTTGTGCGACGTCATCAAGTCCAATATGGTTGAAGGCGTTTTTGTCGGTTACAACCTCAATGAAATGGAGAGGGGGGTGTTCGGGTTTTATTTGAATTCAACTTTTAAAAATGTGCTGACTCAAGATGAACTGGCCCAATTTATTAACGGTCATTCCTCCCAGAAAATCTTGGTTCTCGTCAATCGGAATAAAATGCATGATATGGCAAATCTCTCGGGAATAAAACTTGAACCTCTGTTTGCTTATCGGCCTGAGAAAAGGACGAGGTCCTATATCCTTTATGAAAGTGTTGATCGTCGAAGATGA
- the cusR gene encoding Transcriptional regulatory protein CusR, with amino-acid sequence MKVLIVEDDKSIRNFVSQGLKEEGHVVTTAADGKTGFDLALSNDFELLILDLMLPKMDGLTICRLLRERGCNFPVVMLTAKDSVENRVEGLDVGADDYLVKPFAFSELLARIRAVCRRKTSEGKTQMELGGLRVDLVRHKVEYEKTQIELTSREFLLLKYFMSHPGHVLSRTMIIESVWGYDFQAGTNIIDVYVNFLRKKLKKLTGKDWIRTLRNRGYVFEEPLE; translated from the coding sequence ATGAAAGTGTTGATCGTCGAAGATGATAAATCGATTCGAAATTTCGTTTCTCAAGGATTAAAAGAAGAAGGCCACGTTGTCACCACGGCCGCAGATGGGAAAACCGGCTTTGACTTGGCGCTTTCCAATGACTTCGAACTTTTGATTTTGGATTTGATGCTCCCCAAAATGGATGGGTTGACCATTTGCCGTCTTCTTCGCGAAAGAGGTTGTAATTTCCCTGTCGTGATGCTCACCGCCAAAGATTCAGTTGAAAACCGTGTAGAAGGCCTTGATGTGGGGGCCGATGATTACCTGGTGAAACCCTTCGCCTTTAGTGAATTGCTGGCTCGGATACGCGCTGTCTGCCGCCGAAAAACGAGCGAAGGTAAAACTCAGATGGAGTTGGGAGGGCTTAGGGTGGATTTGGTTCGCCACAAAGTTGAATATGAGAAAACTCAGATTGAGCTGACCAGTCGAGAATTTTTACTGCTCAAGTATTTCATGTCTCACCCCGGGCATGTGTTGAGCCGGACCATGATCATAGAGTCCGTATGGGGATATGATTTTCAGGCGGGAACCAACATCATTGATGTGTATGTCAATTTCTTGAGAAAAAAACTCAAAAAGTTAACCGGGAAAGATTGGATTCGAACTCTTCGCAACCGCGGTTATGTTTTTGAAGAGCCCCTTGAATGA
- the cusS gene encoding Sensor kinase CusS — protein MKLPIRLRLTLAFGLIFAVLLATFSVVVYFLMSSSLERELIKDTEHDMTQVLRVFNHGNWASQLAEMPEESEEFKLNIQLLDNRGEILYRTEGVQNWDWPVDKAILDKALQKPIWSDTEINEVSHLVLTHAVVSAGSPLHFVQVANSRHDINKIRNRLITCINVGTPVILIVALLMGQFFSKKALAPVEKIRERAQAFKPSNLGERLVYNGPEDELSRLTDTLNNLFERIQTSVNQTKRFIADASHELRIPLTGLRGTMEVALRKDRTAEEYKRVIEDAHEESQRLSELVWELLSLARADAGEMALDIKPVDLPSFFKHLEEAAQHLNSEKSVEIIFQGMPSGNASFDEMKIHQLLLNLIENAIKYNKPGGQVILKAQLDPNKLSVFVEDTGVGISKEDQTKVFDRFFRVDKARSRETGGTGLGLSIARSIAEAHKGTLTVQSESGKGSIFQLTLPLV, from the coding sequence ATGAAACTCCCGATTCGTCTGCGCCTCACCTTGGCCTTTGGTCTCATCTTCGCTGTTTTGTTGGCGACGTTTTCCGTGGTGGTCTATTTTTTGATGTCCTCCAGCTTGGAACGTGAACTAATCAAAGACACCGAACATGATATGACACAGGTTCTCCGTGTTTTTAATCATGGCAACTGGGCCAGTCAGTTGGCTGAAATGCCTGAAGAAAGTGAGGAATTTAAACTCAATATTCAATTGTTGGATAATCGAGGAGAAATTCTTTACCGAACGGAAGGTGTGCAAAATTGGGATTGGCCTGTCGACAAAGCCATATTGGACAAGGCTCTTCAAAAACCGATTTGGTCGGATACTGAAATCAATGAGGTTTCACACTTGGTCTTGACTCACGCGGTTGTTTCCGCCGGGAGCCCTTTACATTTTGTTCAGGTGGCCAATTCCCGACACGATATCAACAAGATTCGAAATCGATTAATTACCTGTATCAATGTCGGAACACCCGTGATCCTCATCGTCGCGCTGTTGATGGGGCAGTTTTTTTCAAAAAAAGCATTGGCGCCCGTTGAAAAGATTCGCGAACGAGCCCAAGCGTTCAAACCCAGCAACTTGGGAGAACGATTGGTCTATAACGGTCCGGAAGATGAATTGTCTCGTCTGACAGACACACTCAATAATTTGTTCGAGAGAATTCAGACCTCTGTGAACCAGACCAAACGATTTATCGCTGATGCTTCGCACGAGCTGAGAATTCCCTTGACTGGTTTGCGGGGAACCATGGAGGTGGCTTTGAGAAAGGATCGAACCGCTGAGGAATATAAACGTGTGATTGAGGATGCTCATGAGGAGTCTCAGCGATTAAGTGAGTTGGTTTGGGAATTGCTCTCTCTGGCGCGCGCCGATGCGGGAGAGATGGCGCTGGACATCAAACCAGTTGATTTGCCCTCCTTTTTCAAACATTTGGAGGAGGCCGCTCAGCATTTAAATTCAGAAAAATCAGTTGAGATTATTTTTCAAGGAATGCCTTCAGGGAATGCCTCATTTGATGAGATGAAAATTCATCAGCTGTTGCTTAACTTGATAGAAAACGCCATCAAATACAACAAGCCCGGCGGACAGGTTATTCTCAAGGCACAACTGGACCCAAACAAACTATCGGTTTTTGTTGAAGACACGGGAGTCGGAATTTCCAAAGAAGACCAAACCAAGGTTTTTGATCGTTTTTTCCGTGTTGATAAAGCGCGTTCGCGCGAAACAGGCGGAACCGGCTTGGGGCTTTCCATTGCGCGGTCCATTGCGGAGGCTCACAAAGGGACCTTGACGGTTCAGAGCGAAAGCGGGAAGGGATCCATTTTTCAACTCACGCTCCCGCTGGTTTAG
- the sasA_8 gene encoding Adaptive-response sensory-kinase SasA, producing the protein MKLTTHSKLTLFFSALFAGLLAITFMILSFRINKSLYRDFQSEMVHDGRIMAELFKEELKLNDLEEFQEEIKEFGINLYVLDAHQNILVKSEEWDRLGIAIDDALLGQIKESPVFKEILINQQHVMLFSRLVHVPTKGTYSLHMVRSMENFKRIKEKIIFWMAVIFPFMIVVSAFLGSIFSSRTLKVEQQAFDQLKKFSADASHELRAPLTALRGNLEVALRKERSIPEYREVLQEALEETENLSRLTQDLLLLAQTDSGKISLNIQKVPLQPFLDRVYAQSQSLENPHQVKLLFPPQVMGEAVFDPERINQLLINLIDNAFKYGRKGGTAQLQIKNDGEFMRISLEDNGQGIPEEDLGKIFDRFYRVDKARSRETGGTGLGLSIVDWVARAHGGNVQVKSQLGKGSIFTVTLPAQGLR; encoded by the coding sequence ATGAAACTCACCACCCATTCCAAATTAACCCTGTTCTTTTCCGCCCTTTTCGCCGGCCTCCTCGCCATTACTTTTATGATTCTTAGTTTTCGGATCAACAAAAGTCTTTACAGAGATTTTCAATCTGAAATGGTTCACGACGGCCGTATCATGGCGGAGCTATTCAAAGAAGAGCTTAAATTAAATGACCTCGAAGAATTTCAAGAAGAAATAAAAGAGTTCGGGATCAACTTATATGTCCTCGACGCCCATCAAAACATCCTTGTGAAATCAGAAGAATGGGACCGCCTGGGGATCGCCATCGATGACGCGTTGCTTGGTCAAATAAAGGAATCCCCCGTTTTCAAAGAAATTCTCATCAATCAACAGCACGTGATGCTTTTCAGTCGCCTGGTTCACGTTCCAACCAAAGGGACGTACTCTCTTCATATGGTTCGTTCCATGGAAAATTTCAAACGAATCAAGGAAAAAATAATCTTTTGGATGGCGGTTATTTTCCCATTCATGATCGTTGTGAGCGCCTTTTTGGGATCCATTTTTTCTTCTCGAACGTTAAAGGTGGAGCAACAGGCGTTTGACCAATTAAAAAAATTCTCCGCGGACGCCTCTCATGAACTTCGGGCTCCCCTAACGGCTCTCCGTGGAAATTTGGAAGTTGCCCTTCGAAAAGAACGTTCGATTCCTGAATATAGAGAAGTTTTGCAGGAAGCTCTGGAAGAAACAGAAAATTTAAGCCGGCTTACTCAAGACTTGCTTCTATTGGCGCAAACTGACTCGGGGAAAATTTCCTTAAATATCCAAAAAGTCCCTCTTCAGCCATTCTTGGACCGTGTGTATGCACAATCACAGTCCCTCGAGAACCCCCATCAAGTTAAACTCCTATTCCCCCCTCAAGTTATGGGAGAAGCTGTTTTTGACCCTGAACGAATCAACCAATTGCTTATTAACCTCATTGACAACGCGTTCAAATATGGGCGCAAGGGGGGAACAGCCCAACTGCAAATCAAAAACGATGGAGAATTCATGCGAATATCATTGGAAGACAATGGCCAGGGCATTCCCGAAGAGGATCTCGGAAAAATATTTGATCGATTTTACAGAGTGGACAAGGCCCGTTCACGCGAAACAGGCGGAACTGGCTTGGGCCTGTCCATTGTCGATTGGGTCGCGCGCGCCCACGGCGGAAACGTGCAAGTCAAGAGCCAACTGGGAAAAGGCTCGATCTTTACAGTCACCCTCCCAGCCCAAGGCCTTCGTTAA